From the genome of Colletotrichum destructivum chromosome 10, complete sequence, one region includes:
- a CDS encoding Putative cytochrome P450 yields MLWQIWFPVAVAATLLSVSRLRKKYRPRYDLPVVGSPTDQSMAKAVAEGYQKYPDSAFVIPCDPPRVILPMKLYNEVIHAPESELSFAAELYDIFVGKYTHLGESRPEIIESVRVDLTRNLSGILRPVQEEARFALKQMFQESAEWKALNAYQLALRMVALMSGRAFVGLPLSRDEGWIRASITFTTDVGKCRMAALNWNPWIRPWVLPFLPEVRHMRSALQKANERMKPLVDEVLRNESALEEKPAKPGAPGAFVSWMMKYLSARKKTSETMGTNQMLLSFAAIHTTSMTTTFALYDLLSRPQYIQALREEIEQVMVEDGTESDDEGKPFLSKVSFSKLKKLDSFIKESQRLSPLNFGGTARRLQKDQTFSDGLKLPAGTAISFPLWGVYNSSSSTTFSPKYNEGTGNAPPAEFDGFRFARLREQSGREMKHQAATTGPEAFNFGHGPHACPGRFFAVYIIKCIFIELLLNYDIRLKGGDGKSSVPRPPNMFKQMLVFPDSTREVEIRRRAE; encoded by the exons ATGCTGTGGCAGATTTGGTTCCCGGTCGCTGTTGCGGCGACATTGCTCTCAGTAAGCCGACTGCGCAAGAAGTACAGACCGAGATATGACCTGCCAGTCGTCGGTTCGCCTACCGACCAGAGCATGGCGAAGGCGGTGGCTGAAGGGTATCAAAAG TACCCCGACTCCGCCTTCGTCATCCCTTGCGATCCGCCTCGGGTGATTCTCCCGATGAAGCTCTACAACGAGGTGATCCACGCCCCGGAATCGGAgctctccttcgccgccgagctgtACGACATCTTTGTCGGCAAGTACACCCACCTCGGAGAGTCTCGCCCAGAGATCATCGAGTCCGTACGGGTCGACCTGACAAGGAACCTGTCCGGAATCCTACGACCCGTCCAAGAGGAGGCCCGCTTCGCCTTGAAGCAGATGTTTCAGGAATCGGCAGAATGGAAGGCGTTGAACGCGTATCAACTGGCACTTCGCATGGTGGCGCTGATGAGCGGCCGCGCCTTCGTCGGGCTGCCCCTCAGCCGCGACGAAGGTTGGATCCGGGCGTCCATCACCTTCACGACGGACGTGGGGAAGTGCAGGATGGCGGCCTTGAATTGGAACCCGTGGATCCGGCCGTGGGTGCTACCATTCCTCCCCGAGGTGCGGCACATGCGCAGTGCGCTCCAAAAGGCCAATGAGCGGATGAAGCCGCTGGTGGACGAGGTGCTCCGCAACGAGAGCGCACTCGAAGAGAAGCCGGCGAAGCCCGGAGCTCCGGGGGCGTTCGTGTCGTGGATGATGAAGTACCTGTCTGCCCGAAAAAAGACCTCGGAGACCATGGGGACGAACCAGATGTTGCTGTCGTTCGCTGCCATTCACACCACGTCTATGACGACGACGTTT GCGCTCTATGATCTTCTCAGTCGCCCCCAGTATATCCAGGCACTCCGGGAAGAAATCGAGCAGGTcatggtcgaggacggcacggAGAGCGACGATGAAGGAAAGCCCTTCCTCTCCAAGGTGTCTTTCAGCAAACTGAAGAAGCTGGACAGTTTCATCAAGGAGAGCCAGCGATTAAGCCCCTTGAACTTCG GCGGCACAGCGAGAAGACTACAAAAGGACCAAACCTTTTCCGACGGACTGAAACTACCGGCGGGCACCGCCATCTCATTCCCTCTATGGGGCGTCTA CaactcttcctcctcgacgacattcAGCCCCAAGTACAACGAGGGCACTGGCAACGCTCCGCCCGCCGAGTTCGACGGCTTCCGCTTCGCTCGCCTCCGGGAGCAGTCCGGACGGGAGATGAAGCACCAGGCGGCGACCACCGGGCCGGAGGCCTTCAACTTTGGCCACGGACCGCATGCGTGCCCCGGCCGATTCTTTGCGGTCTACATCATCAAGTGCATTTTcatcgagctgctgcttAACTACGACATCCGGTTGAAAGGCGGTGACGGCAAGAGCTCGGTGCCGAGGCCACCGAATATGTTCAAGCAGATGCTTGTGTTTCCAGACTCTACTCGCGAGGTCGAAATCAGAAGGCGGGCAGAGTAA